A single Ignavibacteriales bacterium DNA region contains:
- the holA gene encoding DNA polymerase III subunit delta, giving the protein MSKTAVREKPQIHRIQTAQNELKKGAVKNTYLLFGADQSLLNTFVTQITEKVKPDILSDFDNETYFGSTHSCADVFSSALSYPFGGGKKLIIYREFEKTDAKDRERLLSYLESPSPDTVLVIIYDGIKKDFDKGVLLKAAGYGIVYEAPELKGNELASWVTGYMAEKGKKISWMDAQLLIDITGSDTRLLENQLEKMITNAGEEELITADAVRLLSDNTKEYTIFDLQNALGGRNKELAFKIANSMVSKGDSILPSLTMLFRYFFGLARLHEMMRTSKTDDVMARSIGVHPFFLKDSKAAAAKYTMADLYRIIDALHRTELAVKTSATDEKTLFLMLMSEILS; this is encoded by the coding sequence ATGAGCAAGACTGCTGTCAGGGAAAAACCGCAAATCCACCGCATTCAGACCGCGCAGAATGAACTGAAGAAGGGAGCGGTAAAAAATACCTATCTCCTCTTTGGTGCTGATCAGTCACTGCTTAATACTTTTGTAACACAGATTACGGAAAAGGTGAAGCCGGATATATTATCAGACTTTGATAACGAAACATACTTTGGCTCAACCCACTCCTGCGCGGATGTATTTTCTTCCGCTCTCTCCTATCCGTTTGGCGGCGGTAAAAAGCTGATTATCTACAGGGAGTTTGAGAAGACGGACGCAAAAGACCGCGAGCGTCTCCTCAGTTATCTTGAGTCTCCCTCACCTGACACAGTGCTGGTAATCATCTATGACGGCATTAAAAAGGATTTTGATAAAGGGGTTCTGCTGAAGGCGGCGGGTTACGGTATTGTATATGAAGCGCCGGAACTCAAAGGCAATGAACTTGCCTCATGGGTGACCGGATATATGGCTGAAAAGGGAAAGAAAATTTCCTGGATGGATGCGCAGCTTCTTATTGATATCACCGGAAGTGATACCCGTCTGCTTGAGAATCAGCTTGAAAAGATGATTACCAATGCTGGCGAGGAAGAACTGATTACCGCGGATGCAGTGCGGCTCCTCTCTGATAATACAAAAGAATATACCATATTTGATCTGCAGAATGCTTTGGGCGGGCGCAATAAGGAACTGGCTTTTAAGATTGCGAACAGTATGGTCAGTAAAGGAGACAGCATACTGCCGTCACTCACTATGCTCTTTCGCTATTTCTTTGGACTGGCGCGGCTGCATGAAATGATGCGGACTAGTAAAACTGATGATGTTATGGCGCGGAGTATTGGAGTGCATCCGTTTTTTCTGAAGGACAGTAAAGCAGCTGCAGCCAAATATACCATGGCAGACCTTTACCGGATTATTGATGCTCTTCACAGAACTGAACTTGCCGTCAAAACTTCAGCGACTGATGAGAAGACCCTGTTCCTCATGCTGATGTCTGAAATCCTTTCATAG